Proteins encoded within one genomic window of Streptomyces kaniharaensis:
- a CDS encoding VWA domain-containing protein, with product MTGVPTTDEGLERWRLVLGAPAERATGPLGPRAAARDAALDWLYGRDPDLERRGIRGGPAAGRADTGRTGGAGPSQLTAVDWLDDIHRLFPKETVERLERDAVERYGIDEIVTDPDVLSRVEPDATLLRAVLRTKHLMNPEVLAMARRIVEAVVRELMDRLRPELRRAFTGTRSRRPSRLPLARDFDFQGTVRANLAHYQPEQRRVLIERPRFHSRTRRHLEQWQLILLVDQSGSMVGSVIHSAVTAACLWNLPGLRTHLVAFDTSVVDLTSDVTDPVELLMKVQLGGGTDIARAVDYAAGLVDNPRRSIVAIVSDFYEGGDRYRLVRTVRSLVDQGATVLGLAALDEEADPVYDRDLAGRLAAAGAHVGAMTPGRLAEFVAETVGR from the coding sequence ATGACCGGCGTCCCCACCACCGACGAGGGCCTGGAGCGCTGGCGGCTGGTGCTCGGCGCACCCGCCGAACGCGCCACCGGCCCGCTCGGCCCGCGGGCCGCCGCCCGGGACGCGGCGCTCGACTGGCTCTACGGCCGGGACCCGGACCTCGAACGGCGCGGCATCCGCGGCGGCCCCGCCGCCGGGCGCGCCGACACCGGACGCACCGGCGGCGCCGGCCCGTCCCAACTCACCGCCGTGGACTGGCTCGACGACATCCACCGGCTCTTCCCCAAGGAGACCGTCGAACGGCTCGAACGGGACGCCGTCGAGCGGTACGGCATCGACGAGATCGTCACCGACCCCGACGTCCTCTCCCGGGTCGAGCCCGACGCCACGCTGCTCCGCGCCGTGCTGCGCACCAAGCACCTGATGAACCCCGAGGTGCTCGCCATGGCCCGGCGCATCGTCGAGGCGGTGGTCCGCGAGCTGATGGACCGGCTCCGCCCGGAGCTGCGCCGGGCCTTCACCGGCACCCGCTCCCGCCGCCCCAGCCGCCTGCCGCTGGCCCGCGACTTCGACTTCCAGGGCACCGTCCGCGCCAACCTGGCCCACTACCAGCCGGAGCAGCGCCGGGTGCTGATCGAGCGGCCGCGCTTCCACTCGCGCACCCGGCGGCACCTGGAACAGTGGCAGCTGATCCTGCTGGTGGACCAGTCGGGTTCGATGGTGGGCTCGGTGATCCACTCCGCCGTCACGGCCGCCTGCCTGTGGAACCTCCCGGGCCTGCGCACCCACCTGGTCGCCTTCGACACCTCCGTGGTCGACCTGACCTCCGACGTGACCGACCCGGTCGAGCTGCTCATGAAGGTGCAGCTCGGCGGTGGCACCGACATCGCCCGCGCCGTCGACTACGCCGCCGGCCTGGTCGACAACCCGCGCCGCAGCATCGTGGCGATCGTCTCCGACTTCTACGAGGGCGGCGACCGGTACCGGCTGGTCCGCACGGTCCGGAGCCTGGTCGACCAGGGCGCCACCGTCCTCGGCCTGGCCGCGCTCGACGAGGAGGCCGACCCCGTCTACGACCGCGACCTCGCGGGCCGGCTGGCCGCGGCCGGCGCCCACGTCGGCGCGATGACCCCGGGCCGGCTCGCCGAGTTCGTCGCCGAGACGGTGGGCCGATGA
- a CDS encoding carbohydrate ABC transporter permease produces the protein MTTTQPAPAARTTAPAPPGRLRVPFTTRLATLTRSGLVQAVLIVAAVAWLTPTVGLLVSSLRPKQAAATGGWWTALTRPAQLTLQNYTALLDGGDVPRALWNTVLISVPATLLTVALAATAGYAFAWMRFPGRDAVFVVVVGLLVVPVQVGLIPVARLEGAVGLFGTIPGVVLFHVGYGLPFAVFLMRNHFLEIPAELLEAARMDGCGEWRIFRTLALPLAAPAVASLCIFQFLWVWNDMLVALIFAGNDSQPLTVYLQSQMRQFGSNMDILAPGAFLSLLVPVGVFLCFQRFFVQGAMAGSVK, from the coding sequence ATGACCACGACGCAACCGGCCCCGGCCGCGCGGACCACGGCGCCGGCTCCGCCCGGCCGGCTCCGAGTACCGTTCACGACCCGGCTCGCCACCCTCACCCGCAGCGGTCTGGTCCAGGCCGTGCTGATCGTGGCGGCCGTGGCCTGGCTGACGCCCACCGTCGGCCTGCTGGTCTCCTCGCTGCGGCCGAAGCAGGCCGCCGCCACCGGCGGCTGGTGGACGGCGCTGACCAGGCCCGCCCAGCTCACCCTGCAGAACTACACCGCCCTGCTGGACGGCGGCGACGTTCCCAGGGCGCTGTGGAACACCGTGCTCATCAGCGTCCCCGCGACCCTGCTGACCGTCGCCCTCGCCGCGACCGCCGGGTACGCCTTCGCCTGGATGCGCTTCCCCGGCCGGGACGCCGTCTTCGTCGTGGTGGTCGGGCTGCTGGTGGTGCCCGTCCAGGTCGGCCTCATCCCGGTCGCCAGACTCGAAGGCGCCGTCGGGCTGTTCGGCACCATCCCCGGCGTGGTGCTGTTTCACGTCGGCTACGGGCTGCCGTTCGCGGTGTTCCTGATGCGCAACCACTTCCTGGAGATCCCGGCCGAACTCCTGGAGGCGGCGCGGATGGACGGCTGCGGGGAGTGGCGGATCTTCCGCACCCTCGCCCTGCCGCTCGCCGCGCCGGCCGTCGCCTCGCTGTGCATCTTCCAGTTCCTCTGGGTCTGGAACGACATGCTGGTCGCCCTGATCTTCGCCGGCAACGACTCGCAACCGCTGACCGTCTACCTCCAGTCCCAGATGCGGCAGTTCGGCAGCAACATGGACATCCTCGCGCCCGGCGCGTTCCTGTCCCTCCTGGTTCCCGTGGGGGTGTTCCTCTGCTTCCAGCGGTTCTTCGTCCAGGGAGCGATGGCGGGCTCCGTCAAGTGA
- a CDS encoding glycoside hydrolase family 13 protein — MPTSTLPDGAAVTLPRARSHAPTTPAARAWWRDAVIYQIYVRSFRDTDGDGIGDLAGVREQLPHVRQLGADGVWLNPFYVSPQHDHGYDIADHCAVDPEYGDLAEFDRLVTDCRMLGLKLVLDVVPNHCSSRHPWFRKALANGPGSPERARFHFADGRGEDGELPPNNWRAMFGGPAWSRVLEADGRPGQWYLHLFTPEQPDFNWRHPDVAAHFEEVLRFWLDRGVDGFRIDVAAGLFKHPELPDSPDPAADERTRDSVNPLAWNQPEVHEVWRRWRAICEEYTARDGHERLLVGEASVPTPAEQALYVRPDELHQAFFFHLLHAPWDLAHFHRVIDDAVRDITATGSTVTWVLNNHDQVRTVSRFAGADPASGPARATAAALLMLALPGAAYIYQGEELGLPEVLDLPDELVTDPIFRRTGSRVGIRDGCRIPLPWSGTAAPFGFSPPDSQSGPWLPQPASFAAHTVERQRADAASVFHLYRTALQLRRELPQLGEGTLRWLETPPGVLAFVRGEGLVCAVNFGDTPAPAPVAGPPLLASGPCGDGVLPPATAAWWINSLSIDLI, encoded by the coding sequence ATGCCCACTTCCACCCTCCCCGACGGCGCCGCGGTCACCCTGCCGCGCGCTCGATCGCACGCCCCCACCACCCCCGCCGCCCGTGCCTGGTGGCGCGACGCCGTGATCTACCAGATCTACGTGCGCAGCTTCCGCGACACCGACGGCGACGGCATCGGCGACCTCGCCGGAGTCCGGGAACAGCTGCCGCACGTGCGGCAGCTGGGCGCGGACGGCGTCTGGCTCAACCCGTTCTACGTCTCGCCCCAGCACGACCACGGCTACGACATCGCCGACCACTGCGCCGTCGACCCGGAGTACGGTGACCTCGCCGAGTTCGACCGCCTGGTGACGGACTGCCGGATGCTCGGCCTGAAGCTGGTCCTGGACGTCGTCCCGAACCACTGCTCCAGCCGACACCCGTGGTTCCGCAAGGCGCTGGCCAACGGCCCGGGCAGCCCCGAGCGGGCGCGGTTCCACTTCGCCGACGGCCGCGGCGAGGACGGCGAACTGCCGCCCAACAACTGGCGGGCCATGTTCGGCGGCCCGGCCTGGAGCCGGGTCCTCGAGGCCGACGGCCGGCCCGGCCAGTGGTACCTCCACCTGTTCACCCCGGAGCAGCCGGACTTCAACTGGCGCCACCCCGACGTCGCCGCCCACTTCGAGGAGGTGCTGCGGTTCTGGCTGGACCGCGGCGTCGACGGGTTCCGGATCGACGTGGCGGCCGGGCTGTTCAAGCACCCCGAGCTGCCGGACTCGCCCGATCCGGCCGCGGACGAGCGCACCCGCGACTCGGTCAACCCGCTGGCCTGGAACCAGCCGGAGGTGCACGAGGTCTGGCGCCGGTGGCGGGCGATCTGCGAGGAGTACACCGCCCGTGACGGTCACGAGCGGCTGCTCGTCGGCGAGGCCTCCGTGCCCACGCCGGCCGAACAGGCGCTGTACGTACGCCCCGACGAACTGCACCAGGCCTTCTTCTTCCACCTGCTGCACGCGCCGTGGGACCTCGCGCACTTCCACAGAGTCATCGACGACGCCGTGCGGGACATCACCGCCACCGGCTCGACGGTCACCTGGGTGCTCAACAACCACGACCAGGTCCGCACCGTGAGCCGGTTCGCGGGCGCGGACCCCGCCAGCGGCCCCGCCCGGGCCACGGCGGCGGCCCTGCTGATGCTGGCCCTGCCCGGAGCCGCCTACATCTACCAGGGCGAGGAACTCGGACTGCCCGAAGTCCTCGACCTGCCGGACGAGTTGGTCACCGACCCGATCTTCCGCCGCACCGGCAGCCGGGTCGGGATCCGCGACGGCTGCCGGATACCGCTGCCCTGGTCGGGCACCGCGGCCCCGTTCGGATTCAGCCCGCCGGACAGCCAGTCCGGCCCGTGGCTGCCGCAGCCGGCCTCGTTCGCCGCCCACACGGTCGAGCGGCAGCGCGCCGACGCCGCGTCCGTCTTCCACCTGTACCGCACCGCCCTGCAGCTGCGCCGTGAACTCCCGCAACTCGGCGAGGGCACGCTGCGGTGGCTGGAGACCCCGCCCGGGGTCCTCGCGTTCGTCCGCGGCGAGGGCCTGGTGTGCGCCGTCAACTTCGGTGACACCCCCGCGCCGGCCCCGGTCGCCGGTCCGCCGCTGCTGGCCAGCGGTCCGTGCGGCGACGGCGTCCTGCCGCCCGCCACCGCCGCCTGGTGGATCAACTCGCTTTCCATCGACCTGATCTGA
- a CDS encoding ABC transporter substrate-binding protein — translation MRIRRTLPALAASVVLAATATACGSSGGGAADSATQELKGQSLTVAAVWSGAEQENFKKVLDAFTAKTGATVTYTSTGDNLSTVVGSKIEGGDPMDVVMVAQPGVIKQFADKGWLAPLSPAITDAAKKNYAGIWSSLGTVGGTQYGLYFKAADKSTVWYSPTAFQNAGVQPPATFDDLLKAGRTLSDSGTPAFTIGGQAGWTLTDWFENVYLSQAGPELYDKLTRHEIPWTDPSVLKALTTLGKIFGDRQLVLGGGQGALQTDFPTSVQQVFGSQPKAAMTYEGDFVGGVIASELKKQVGTDAKVFPFPAVDGGKAPVMGAGDAAVVLKGSKHPEAAQKFVEFLAGPEAAAVWAKAGGFISPNKAVDPSVYPDDTTRQFAKSVIDAGDAFRFDLSDQAPAAFGGTAGQGEWKDLQDFLANPSDVQGAAAKLEADAAKAYKG, via the coding sequence ATGAGAATCCGCCGCACCCTTCCCGCCCTGGCCGCCTCCGTCGTCCTGGCCGCCACCGCAACCGCCTGCGGCAGCAGCGGCGGCGGCGCGGCCGACTCGGCCACCCAGGAACTCAAGGGACAGAGCCTGACCGTCGCCGCCGTGTGGAGCGGCGCCGAGCAGGAGAACTTCAAGAAGGTGCTGGACGCCTTCACCGCGAAGACCGGTGCCACCGTCACCTACACCTCCACCGGTGACAACCTCTCCACCGTGGTCGGCAGCAAGATCGAGGGCGGCGACCCGATGGACGTGGTCATGGTCGCCCAGCCCGGCGTGATCAAGCAGTTCGCCGACAAGGGCTGGCTGGCGCCGCTCTCGCCCGCGATCACCGACGCGGCGAAGAAGAACTACGCCGGCATCTGGTCCAGCCTCGGCACCGTCGGAGGCACGCAGTACGGCCTTTACTTCAAGGCCGCCGACAAGTCGACCGTCTGGTACAGCCCGACCGCCTTCCAGAACGCCGGCGTCCAGCCCCCGGCCACCTTCGACGACCTGCTCAAGGCCGGCCGGACGCTCTCCGACTCCGGCACCCCGGCCTTCACGATCGGCGGCCAGGCCGGCTGGACCCTCACCGACTGGTTCGAGAACGTCTACCTCTCCCAGGCCGGACCCGAGCTCTACGACAAGCTCACCCGGCACGAGATCCCGTGGACCGACCCGTCGGTCCTCAAGGCCCTGACCACCCTCGGCAAGATCTTCGGCGACCGGCAGCTCGTCCTGGGCGGCGGGCAGGGCGCGCTGCAGACCGACTTCCCCACCTCCGTCCAGCAGGTCTTCGGATCGCAGCCCAAGGCCGCCATGACCTACGAGGGCGACTTCGTCGGCGGTGTCATAGCCTCCGAGCTGAAGAAGCAGGTCGGCACGGACGCCAAGGTGTTCCCCTTCCCCGCCGTTGATGGCGGCAAGGCCCCGGTGATGGGCGCGGGCGACGCGGCGGTCGTCCTCAAGGGCTCCAAGCACCCCGAGGCCGCGCAGAAGTTCGTCGAGTTCCTGGCCGGCCCCGAGGCCGCGGCCGTCTGGGCCAAGGCCGGCGGCTTCATCTCGCCGAACAAGGCGGTCGACCCGTCCGTCTACCCGGACGACACCACCCGGCAGTTCGCCAAGTCGGTGATCGACGCCGGCGACGCCTTCCGCTTCGACCTGTCGGACCAGGCCCCCGCCGCGTTCGGCGGCACGGCGGGCCAGGGCGAGTGGAAGGACCTCCAGGACTTCCTCGCCAACCCCTCCGACGTCCAGGGCGCGGCGGCGAAGCTCGAAGCCGACGCGGCCAAGGCGTACAAGGGCTGA
- a CDS encoding ArsR/SmtB family transcription factor, with the protein MLRIHFTAEDLLGVRFADAPAPLLELGLAVAMLQRGDGGPGFVRRRRLLGTARTRAAVAPLRQLVPPSGAGPLFLDPPSDDLDQGMELVRRSTATLVRAELTRITTAGLPVTALMRRLAEQDRDAWQYLETAMRTAYPDLVGTVWPRLRAGFDTDLAWRGRVHREQGLRGMLAGLHPGSRWRGSTLEVPSERDRDVRLDGAGLVLMPSAQWTGGPLVGSYPQGKLMVYPALTALPYLPEPESAFASAPGAAPDDPIAALLGRTRAAVLRLTSREPTTSQLAQLLGISLASASEHARALRRAGLVATVRTGRAVRHGCTPLGHRLLAGSDGNSVVRMTNS; encoded by the coding sequence GTGCTGCGCATCCACTTCACGGCCGAGGACCTGCTCGGCGTCCGGTTCGCCGACGCGCCCGCGCCGCTGCTGGAGCTCGGACTGGCCGTGGCGATGCTGCAACGCGGCGACGGCGGCCCGGGATTCGTCCGTCGGCGCCGCCTGCTGGGCACCGCCCGGACCCGGGCCGCCGTGGCACCGCTGCGCCAGCTGGTGCCGCCCAGCGGCGCGGGACCGCTGTTCCTCGACCCGCCCAGCGACGACCTCGACCAGGGCATGGAACTGGTGCGCCGATCGACCGCCACGCTGGTGCGCGCCGAGCTGACCCGGATCACCACGGCCGGACTGCCCGTCACCGCCCTGATGCGCCGGCTGGCCGAACAGGACCGGGACGCCTGGCAGTACCTGGAGACGGCGATGCGCACCGCCTACCCGGACCTGGTCGGAACCGTCTGGCCGCGCCTGCGGGCCGGCTTCGACACCGACCTCGCCTGGCGCGGAAGGGTCCACCGCGAACAGGGCCTGCGCGGCATGCTCGCGGGCCTCCACCCGGGCAGCCGGTGGCGGGGCAGTACCCTGGAGGTCCCGTCCGAACGGGACAGGGACGTCCGGCTGGACGGTGCCGGGCTGGTGCTGATGCCCTCCGCACAGTGGACCGGCGGGCCACTGGTCGGCTCGTACCCGCAGGGCAAGCTGATGGTCTACCCGGCCCTCACCGCGCTGCCGTACCTCCCCGAGCCCGAGTCCGCGTTCGCGTCCGCCCCGGGCGCCGCCCCGGACGACCCGATCGCCGCACTGCTGGGCCGCACCCGCGCCGCCGTCCTGCGGCTGACCAGCCGTGAACCGACGACCAGTCAACTCGCCCAACTGCTGGGAATCAGCCTCGCCTCCGCCTCCGAGCACGCCCGCGCGCTGCGCCGCGCAGGCCTGGTCGCCACCGTCCGCACCGGCCGGGCGGTCCGGCACGGCTGCACCCCGCTCGGTCATCGCCTGCTCGCCGGATCGGACGGGAATTCCGTCGTGCGGATGACAAACTCCTGA
- a CDS encoding tetratricopeptide repeat protein → MRPELDDVNLGRVRRQLNSSGRLGPDDIQIDQVERLLREAGTDWDRRTHRFAVLADAAAPSAIARSWRMRRSHSADALVFEAWVELCRGRHAGRMEDARAAADNCYRAAELFPADPTPWVVLLGILRVMRADSQNAFAVWHEVVSRDPWNREAHLQMLRYLSPEECGSRSSQLDFVETVRASVPSNAPAVGVGLTALVDEHARTAAQGGVEALLIRRQWTHNRATSALDAALLDWPRQGHLRHAAALADLNLLAFALIQAGRVRESADTFELIGDMVTAWPWSVGGDPIQQFGYWQAKALA, encoded by the coding sequence GTGCGACCGGAACTCGACGACGTCAATCTCGGCCGCGTACGGCGGCAACTAAATTCCTCCGGAAGGCTGGGCCCGGACGATATTCAGATCGACCAGGTCGAGCGGCTTCTCCGGGAGGCCGGTACGGACTGGGACCGCCGGACGCACCGCTTCGCGGTGCTCGCCGACGCCGCCGCGCCCTCGGCGATCGCCCGGTCCTGGCGGATGCGCCGCTCGCACAGCGCGGACGCGCTGGTGTTCGAGGCGTGGGTCGAGCTGTGCCGCGGCCGGCACGCGGGGCGGATGGAGGACGCCCGCGCGGCCGCCGACAACTGCTACCGCGCCGCCGAGCTCTTCCCCGCGGACCCCACGCCGTGGGTGGTGCTGCTCGGGATCCTGCGCGTGATGCGCGCCGACTCGCAGAACGCGTTCGCCGTGTGGCACGAGGTGGTCTCGCGCGACCCCTGGAACCGCGAGGCCCATCTGCAGATGCTGCGGTACCTGTCGCCGGAGGAGTGCGGCTCGCGAAGCAGCCAGCTGGACTTCGTCGAGACCGTCCGGGCCTCGGTCCCCTCGAACGCGCCGGCCGTCGGGGTGGGGCTGACCGCGCTGGTCGACGAGCACGCCCGCACGGCCGCCCAGGGGGGTGTCGAGGCGCTGCTGATCCGCCGCCAGTGGACGCACAACCGGGCCACCAGCGCGCTCGACGCCGCTCTGCTCGACTGGCCCCGCCAGGGCCACCTGCGGCACGCGGCGGCCCTGGCCGACCTCAACCTGCTCGCCTTCGCCCTGATCCAGGCCGGCCGCGTGCGCGAGAGCGCCGACACGTTCGAGCTGATCGGGGACATGGTCACCGCGTGGCCGTGGTCAGTCGGCGGCGACCCGATCCAGCAGTTCGGCTACTGGCAGGCCAAGGCACTGGCCTGA
- a CDS encoding erythromycin esterase family protein produces the protein MSQDIRDFVTSPCDLLALGEPTHREPAFARVRNELFAQLVGRGFRSIALETDRVAALAVNDYVREGAGTLDTALGDSFSHGFGELAANRQLVAWMREFNRNRPPEERLAFHGFDAPTETMGAPSPRRYLELARDYLRFDVDVASLAGDDERWSRPEAVMDPAASPGDTAEAERLRSIADDMLDSLDTRAPELIATTSRAEWQRVRTHLTAGLGLLRYHRQSARCLDRSARLSDLMAVRGALMAQNLLDIRTTEARRGPTLVHAQNLHLQKNPSNWEAWNLSWIGVGVVAGALLGDRYSFVAGSLGRSEALGLGEPEPDTYEGLLQSRVTTWGLVAATTVTSASVRTDTTPQQGYFPLHHQTVDGADAILHIADAGRPVGR, from the coding sequence ATGAGTCAGGACATTCGAGACTTCGTGACCTCGCCCTGTGACCTGCTGGCACTCGGTGAGCCGACGCACCGGGAACCGGCCTTCGCCCGGGTCCGCAACGAACTGTTCGCCCAACTGGTCGGCCGCGGCTTCCGGTCGATCGCCCTGGAGACCGACCGGGTCGCCGCACTCGCCGTGAACGACTACGTCCGGGAAGGAGCGGGGACGCTCGACACGGCACTGGGCGACAGCTTCTCCCACGGCTTCGGAGAGCTGGCTGCCAACCGGCAACTCGTCGCCTGGATGCGCGAGTTCAACCGGAACCGGCCGCCGGAGGAGCGGTTGGCGTTCCACGGCTTCGACGCCCCGACGGAGACCATGGGCGCACCGAGCCCACGCCGCTACCTCGAACTCGCGCGCGACTACCTGCGGTTCGACGTGGACGTCGCGAGCCTCGCCGGCGACGACGAACGCTGGAGCCGCCCGGAGGCCGTCATGGACCCGGCCGCGTCGCCCGGCGACACCGCCGAGGCCGAGCGACTGCGGTCGATCGCCGACGACATGCTCGACTCGCTCGACACGCGGGCGCCGGAGCTGATCGCGACGACCTCACGTGCCGAGTGGCAGCGGGTCAGGACCCACCTCACCGCCGGCCTCGGCCTGCTCCGCTACCACCGGCAGTCGGCCCGGTGCCTCGACCGGAGTGCGCGCCTGTCCGACCTCATGGCCGTCCGCGGCGCGCTCATGGCCCAGAACCTCCTCGACATCCGGACCACCGAGGCCCGACGGGGACCGACGCTCGTCCACGCCCAGAACCTCCACCTGCAGAAGAACCCGAGCAACTGGGAGGCCTGGAACCTCAGTTGGATCGGTGTCGGCGTCGTCGCCGGGGCCCTGCTGGGCGATCGGTACAGCTTCGTCGCCGGCAGCCTGGGCCGCAGCGAAGCCCTCGGGCTCGGGGAGCCCGAACCGGACACCTACGAGGGCCTTCTGCAGAGCCGGGTCACCACCTGGGGCCTGGTGGCGGCCACCACGGTCACGTCCGCCTCCGTCCGTACCGACACCACCCCGCAGCAGGGCTACTTCCCGCTCCACCACCAGACCGTGGACGGAGCCGACGCGATCCTGCACATCGCCGACGCCGGCCGCCCGGTCGGCCGCTGA
- a CDS encoding carbohydrate ABC transporter permease, with protein MSLRSTRRDRASGGALRRHRGLALLLVLPTLLLLGALVVYPIGFSVGRSLFDASGHRFVGLDNYGAAFTDHATLTAVRNNAIWVAVAPALVTAVGLVFAVLTEKIRWATAFKLLVFMPMAISFLAAGIIFRLVYDADPHRGVLNAAAVAVHDTFTDQPSYPGARPRPGVGLDQAEGGDVRAPAATRVVLLPLVGVQPGAIPAAARTAQEPAGGDGVSGTVFLDFVPGGGGHPGQLDAGKKGLPGIEVQLRDGDRTIATTTTGDDGTFRFSAAPSATSSVVLPAADFAAPYRGVDWLGPAFVTPAIIGAYTWIWAGFAMVIIAGGLANLPRETIEAARIDGANEWQIFRRITVPQLAPVLGVVFITMVINVMKIFDLVYIIAPGPVQQDADVLALRLYLVSFGGGNDQGLGSALSVLLLLLVVPVMLLNVRRFRGSRS; from the coding sequence ATGTCTCTGCGCTCAACCCGCAGGGACCGGGCCTCCGGTGGCGCGCTCCGGCGCCACCGGGGCCTCGCCCTGCTCCTGGTCCTGCCCACCCTGCTGCTGCTCGGCGCCCTCGTCGTCTACCCCATCGGCTTCTCCGTGGGGCGCAGCCTCTTCGACGCCTCCGGCCACCGCTTCGTCGGGCTGGACAACTACGGCGCGGCCTTCACCGACCACGCCACCCTCACCGCCGTGCGCAACAACGCGATCTGGGTCGCCGTCGCCCCGGCGCTGGTGACCGCGGTCGGCCTGGTGTTCGCGGTGCTGACCGAGAAGATCCGCTGGGCCACCGCGTTCAAGCTGCTCGTCTTCATGCCGATGGCGATCTCCTTCCTCGCCGCCGGGATCATCTTCCGCCTGGTGTACGACGCGGACCCGCACCGCGGTGTGCTCAACGCCGCTGCCGTCGCCGTCCACGACACCTTCACCGACCAGCCGTCCTACCCGGGCGCCCGGCCGCGCCCCGGCGTCGGGCTCGACCAGGCCGAGGGCGGCGACGTCAGGGCGCCTGCCGCCACGCGCGTGGTGCTGCTGCCGCTGGTCGGCGTGCAGCCCGGCGCGATCCCGGCCGCCGCCCGGACGGCCCAGGAGCCGGCCGGCGGTGACGGGGTCAGCGGCACGGTGTTCCTGGACTTCGTCCCGGGCGGCGGCGGTCACCCCGGGCAGCTGGACGCCGGAAAGAAGGGCCTGCCCGGAATCGAGGTCCAACTCCGGGACGGCGACCGGACGATCGCCACCACGACCACGGGCGACGACGGCACCTTCCGGTTCTCCGCGGCTCCGTCGGCCACGAGCTCGGTGGTCCTGCCGGCAGCCGACTTCGCCGCCCCCTACCGCGGCGTCGACTGGCTCGGGCCCGCGTTCGTCACCCCGGCGATCATCGGCGCCTACACCTGGATCTGGGCCGGCTTCGCGATGGTCATCATCGCCGGCGGCCTGGCCAACCTGCCGCGCGAGACGATCGAGGCGGCCCGGATCGACGGCGCGAACGAATGGCAGATCTTCCGCCGCATCACCGTGCCCCAACTCGCCCCGGTCCTCGGCGTCGTGTTCATCACCATGGTCATCAACGTGATGAAGATCTTCGACCTCGTCTACATCATCGCGCCCGGGCCGGTGCAGCAGGACGCCGACGTACTGGCGCTCCGGCTCTACCTGGTCTCCTTCGGCGGCGGCAACGACCAGGGCCTCGGCAGCGCGCTCAGCGTCCTGCTGCTGCTCCTGGTCGTCCCGGTGATGCTCCTCAACGTCCGACGCTTCCGAGGGAGCCGATCATGA
- a CDS encoding TioE family transcriptional regulator gives MRPSDLAREHGISTQAVRNYGRDGCLPPAERSPSGYRIYTELHAAALRAYLALVRAYGHAAGRRIMKALHGGELDDALTAVDRGHGQLLRDRDTLDAVRKAVEHLAEAESGAGPASSTVPGVRTIGELAHHLRVTPATLRAWEGAGILTPARDRATGYRVFRADDVRDAELAHLLRRGGYPLDHIATVVRQIRTAGGTEALSRALSDWQHRLTARSLAMLDAAAHLGRYLTLLDHTHPPG, from the coding sequence ATGCGCCCCTCCGACCTCGCCCGCGAACACGGCATCTCGACCCAGGCGGTCCGCAACTACGGGCGGGACGGCTGCCTCCCACCCGCCGAGCGCTCCCCCAGCGGCTACCGGATCTACACCGAGCTGCACGCGGCGGCGCTCCGCGCCTACCTCGCCCTCGTGCGGGCGTACGGTCACGCGGCCGGTCGACGGATCATGAAGGCGCTCCACGGCGGCGAGCTCGACGACGCCTTGACGGCCGTCGACCGCGGCCACGGCCAGCTCCTCCGCGACCGGGACACCCTCGACGCCGTCCGGAAGGCGGTCGAGCACCTGGCAGAAGCCGAGTCGGGAGCCGGCCCCGCCTCGTCAACGGTCCCGGGCGTCCGTACCATCGGCGAACTCGCCCACCACCTCCGCGTCACCCCGGCCACGCTGCGCGCCTGGGAAGGCGCCGGCATCCTCACCCCGGCACGGGACCGGGCCACCGGATACCGCGTCTTCCGCGCCGACGACGTCCGCGACGCCGAACTCGCGCACCTCCTCAGGCGCGGCGGCTACCCGCTGGACCACATCGCCACCGTGGTCCGGCAGATCCGGACGGCCGGCGGCACCGAGGCCCTGTCCCGCGCCCTTTCAGACTGGCAGCACCGGCTCACCGCCCGGAGCCTCGCCATGCTCGACGCCGCCGCCCACCTCGGCCGCTACCTGACCCTCCTCGACCACACCCACCCTCCCGGGTGA